From a region of the Vicinamibacterales bacterium genome:
- a CDS encoding HAMP domain-containing sensor histidine kinase, whose amino-acid sequence MTRRQSATVAFIVLCVVLVAAAVSLNVGWILSGERHVAMLVFGVVAFALIIAGIIIYTVFLVRELRRTEQQDSFLNAVTHELKTPIASIRLYLETLQARETSEAQRQEFYKVMLDDTTRLQYTVEQVLRAGVASQRRKLAHRAPVDLATLAVECIETTRRRHHLADEAVTLAAAPAQAMLVDGDADELRTAIGNLLDNAVKYSAKAVRVTVELASPAPDTLWVRVRDRGVGIPRRQLRRIFNRFYRFQARGFSVKGTGLGLYIVRSIARQHGGRVFAESAGEGTGATFTLELPKLSPGTAS is encoded by the coding sequence GGCAGTCGGCCACCGTCGCGTTCATCGTCCTGTGCGTGGTGCTGGTCGCCGCGGCGGTGTCCCTGAACGTCGGCTGGATCCTGAGCGGCGAGCGGCACGTCGCGATGCTGGTGTTCGGTGTCGTGGCGTTCGCCCTCATCATCGCCGGCATCATCATCTACACGGTGTTCCTGGTCCGCGAGCTCAGGCGCACGGAGCAGCAGGACAGCTTCCTGAACGCCGTCACGCACGAGTTGAAGACGCCGATCGCGTCGATCCGGCTGTACCTGGAGACGCTCCAGGCGCGCGAGACCTCCGAGGCGCAGCGCCAGGAGTTCTACAAGGTCATGCTCGACGACACGACGCGCCTCCAGTACACGGTGGAGCAGGTGCTGAGGGCCGGCGTGGCCAGCCAGCGCCGCAAGCTCGCCCACCGGGCGCCCGTGGACCTGGCGACGCTGGCGGTGGAGTGCATCGAGACGACGCGGCGCCGGCACCACCTGGCCGACGAGGCCGTCACGCTCGCGGCGGCGCCCGCGCAGGCGATGCTGGTGGACGGCGACGCCGACGAACTGCGGACGGCCATCGGCAACCTGCTCGACAACGCGGTCAAGTACTCGGCCAAGGCCGTCCGCGTCACCGTGGAACTGGCCTCGCCGGCGCCGGACACGCTGTGGGTACGCGTTCGCGATCGCGGCGTGGGCATCCCGCGCCGCCAGTTGCGCCGCATCTTCAACCGCTTCTACCGTTTCCAGGCCCGTGGCTTCAGCGTGAAGGGCACCGGCCTGGGCCTCTACATCGTGCGGTCGATCGCCAGACAGCACGGCGGCCGCGTGTTCGCCGAGAGCGCGGGCGAGGGCACCGGCGCGACCTTCACGCTCGAACTGCCCAAGCTCTCGCCCGGGACGGCCTCGTGA
- a CDS encoding response regulator transcription factor yields MSRILIVEDEQHIAEGLRFNLAADGHDVTVVGDGLEALKVLRDERGAYDAVVLDVMLPSLDGFEVARALRAESDYVPILMLTARSRPEDVLQGFESGADDYLPKPFELAILLARLRGLLRRREWLRGPTEPQKPAQPPPPPADVLEFAGHRLDLRALELHARGRAYRLTVMEADLLAYLVRHAGQVVSRKAILEDVWNLHEDTDTRAIDNFIVRLRRYLEVDPAKPTLIATVRGVGYRLQV; encoded by the coding sequence GTGAGCCGCATCCTCATCGTCGAGGACGAGCAGCACATCGCCGAGGGCCTGCGCTTCAACCTGGCCGCGGACGGTCACGACGTCACCGTCGTGGGCGACGGCCTCGAGGCGCTGAAGGTCCTGCGCGACGAGCGCGGCGCCTACGACGCGGTGGTGCTCGACGTGATGCTGCCCAGCCTCGACGGCTTCGAGGTGGCGCGCGCGCTCAGGGCCGAGAGCGACTACGTCCCGATCCTGATGCTGACGGCGAGGTCCAGGCCCGAGGACGTCCTGCAGGGCTTCGAAAGCGGGGCCGACGACTACCTGCCGAAGCCGTTCGAGCTGGCCATTCTCCTGGCGCGTCTGCGCGGCCTGCTCCGCCGGCGCGAATGGCTCCGCGGCCCCACCGAGCCCCAGAAGCCCGCACAGCCACCACCGCCCCCGGCCGACGTCCTGGAATTCGCCGGCCACCGGTTGGACCTGCGGGCCCTCGAGCTGCACGCGCGCGGACGGGCCTACCGCCTCACCGTCATGGAAGCGGACCTGCTGGCCTACCTCGTGCGCCACGCCGGGCAGGTCGTGTCCAGGAAGGCGATCCTCGAGGACGTCTGGAACCTGCACGAGGACACGGACACGCGCGCGATCGACAACTTCATCGTGCGGCTGCGGCGGTATCTCGAGGTGGACCCGGCCAAGCCCACGCTGATCGCCACGGTCCGGGGCGTCGGCTACCGCCTGCAGGTGTGA
- a CDS encoding esterase-like activity of phytase family protein: MSIVTLLVGWRPSSISPILALVAALAAGAACAPVLPATVGRAGDPPEVRLLGASAIWAGTWPPLDGVRVGSLSALAYDSASRRWMAASDDIVRPRLLWFDVSGSPSLDPMPVGVTFITAGPGAPPDALTALDMEGLAVLGDGSLAVSHEGHVDRRGVARQPQVLFATREGVVTGGVRPRERFTIDPADRTHGVRHNLGLESLTRTPDGRLLSGLEQPLAQDGPVSSAARGGVVRLVEFVPGPPAWRPGREWAYQLEPTPSVAGYGPACEDGENGLSDLLALTDSTLLALERACLLASDGAPAYNPVRLFEVTLDGADDVSGLDSLAGAAPVLARKRLVVDLAQWRSRLPPALATLSNFEGMAFGPPGPAGETTVMLVSDDNFRPTQTTAFLWLALAGPAGPRGVTPAGGSRRPGPWRSAWAWPGPPRDTAAAAR; encoded by the coding sequence GTGAGCATCGTGACTCTCCTCGTGGGATGGCGCCCGTCGAGCATATCGCCAATTCTCGCGCTCGTCGCCGCGCTCGCCGCCGGCGCGGCCTGCGCCCCCGTGCTTCCGGCGACCGTCGGCCGGGCTGGCGATCCGCCCGAGGTCCGGCTGCTCGGCGCCTCGGCCATCTGGGCCGGCACGTGGCCACCGCTGGACGGCGTGCGCGTGGGCAGCCTGTCGGCGCTGGCGTACGATTCGGCCTCCCGCCGCTGGATGGCCGCCTCCGACGACATCGTGCGCCCCCGGCTCCTGTGGTTCGACGTCTCCGGTTCGCCGTCGCTCGACCCCATGCCGGTCGGCGTGACGTTCATCACGGCGGGCCCGGGCGCGCCGCCCGATGCCTTGACCGCCCTCGACATGGAAGGCCTGGCGGTACTGGGCGACGGATCGCTGGCCGTGTCCCACGAGGGCCACGTGGACCGCCGCGGTGTGGCGCGTCAGCCCCAGGTGCTCTTCGCGACGCGCGAGGGCGTGGTGACCGGCGGCGTCCGGCCGCGGGAACGGTTCACGATCGATCCCGCCGATCGCACGCACGGCGTCCGCCACAACCTGGGCCTCGAGAGCCTGACGCGCACGCCGGACGGGCGCCTGCTGAGTGGCCTCGAGCAGCCGCTGGCCCAGGACGGGCCCGTGTCCAGCGCGGCCCGGGGCGGGGTGGTCCGGCTCGTGGAGTTCGTACCGGGGCCGCCCGCGTGGCGACCCGGCCGCGAGTGGGCCTACCAGCTCGAGCCGACGCCCAGCGTGGCCGGGTACGGTCCGGCCTGTGAGGACGGCGAGAACGGGCTGTCCGACCTGCTCGCGCTCACTGATTCGACGCTCCTGGCCCTGGAACGGGCGTGCCTGCTCGCGAGCGACGGCGCGCCGGCCTACAACCCCGTCCGCCTGTTCGAGGTCACGCTGGACGGCGCCGACGACGTGTCGGGGCTCGACTCGCTGGCGGGCGCCGCGCCTGTCCTGGCGCGCAAGCGCCTCGTGGTCGATCTGGCGCAGTGGCGGTCCCGGCTGCCTCCCGCGCTGGCGACCCTGTCCAACTTCGAGGGGATGGCGTTCGGGCCTCCGGGACCCGCGGGCGAGACGACGGTGATGCTCGTCAGCGACGACAACTTCCGGCCGACCCAGACGACCGCGTTCCTGTGGCTGGCCCTGGCCGGGCCCGCCGGCCCGCGCGGCGTCACACCTGCAGGCGGTAGCCGACGCCCCGGACCGTGGCGATCAGCGTGGGCTTGGCCGGGTCCACCTCGAGATACCGCCGCAGCCGCACGATGA
- a CDS encoding DinB family protein: MLTRCLGFGVLLLAATSSAFAQTDPAMTAIKGQFGMISGVVSKTAEKVPENLYSFKATPEVRSIGQLLAHIADAQFSMCAAAAGEKPPQMGIEKGKTSKADISKAVNDSIAYCNGVIAGMNDQKGMEVVKFFTGPSPRLMVLSFTISHSYEHYGNLVTYMRLNKMVPPSSEGQ, translated from the coding sequence ATGCTCACACGGTGTCTTGGTTTCGGTGTCCTGCTGCTCGCCGCCACGTCGTCCGCCTTCGCCCAGACCGACCCGGCCATGACGGCCATCAAGGGGCAGTTCGGCATGATCAGCGGCGTGGTGTCCAAGACCGCCGAGAAAGTGCCCGAGAATCTTTACTCATTCAAGGCCACGCCGGAAGTCCGCTCGATCGGGCAGCTGCTGGCGCACATCGCCGACGCCCAGTTCTCGATGTGCGCGGCGGCGGCCGGCGAGAAGCCGCCGCAGATGGGCATCGAGAAGGGCAAGACGTCGAAGGCCGACATCAGCAAGGCCGTCAACGATTCGATCGCGTACTGCAACGGCGTCATCGCCGGCATGAACGACCAGAAGGGCATGGAGGTGGTGAAGTTCTTCACGGGCCCATCGCCGCGCCTGATGGTCCTCTCCTTCACCATCTCCCACAGCTACGAACACTACGGGAACCTCGTC